Proteins encoded by one window of Chondromyces crocatus:
- a CDS encoding uroporphyrinogen-III synthase codes for MSTSRDFAGQSVVTFESRRSVEMGSLVQRHGGKHIPAPTLREVVVDRNEPALAFAGSLQRREVDVVVLMTGVGTRALAAEVETVLDRAHFAEALSGVQVVVRGPKPAAALRELGVKAFVTVPEPNTWREVLDVLGVSAAPLAGKRIAVQEYGAPNRELYAALEAAGAAVVPVPIYRWALPEDTAPLRRALHALAAGEASIVLFTSRPQIEHFTMVAAEEGILAEVRAALTRGVVASIGPVCSEALRAEGLPPDLEPEHPKMGHLVKETAARAGEILERKAAARAQESAARGGEGSQLS; via the coding sequence GTGAGCACCTCACGGGATTTTGCCGGACAGTCCGTCGTCACCTTCGAGAGTCGCCGTTCGGTCGAGATGGGCTCCCTGGTCCAGCGTCACGGGGGCAAGCACATCCCGGCACCCACCCTGCGGGAAGTGGTGGTCGACCGGAACGAACCTGCGCTGGCCTTCGCGGGTTCGCTCCAGCGGCGCGAGGTCGACGTGGTGGTGCTGATGACCGGCGTGGGGACCCGCGCGCTCGCCGCCGAGGTGGAGACGGTGCTCGATCGCGCGCACTTCGCGGAGGCGCTCTCCGGGGTGCAGGTGGTGGTCCGCGGGCCCAAGCCGGCGGCAGCGCTGCGGGAGCTGGGCGTGAAGGCGTTCGTCACCGTCCCCGAACCGAACACCTGGCGGGAGGTGCTGGACGTGCTGGGCGTCTCGGCCGCGCCGCTCGCCGGGAAGCGGATCGCGGTGCAGGAGTACGGCGCACCGAACCGCGAGCTGTACGCGGCGCTCGAGGCGGCGGGCGCAGCGGTCGTGCCCGTGCCGATCTACCGCTGGGCCTTGCCGGAGGACACGGCGCCGCTACGGCGCGCTCTCCACGCCCTCGCCGCGGGCGAGGCGTCGATCGTGCTCTTCACCAGCCGCCCGCAGATCGAGCACTTCACGATGGTGGCAGCGGAGGAGGGAATCCTCGCCGAGGTGCGCGCGGCCCTCACGCGCGGGGTGGTGGCGTCGATCGGCCCCGTGTGCTCGGAGGCGCTGCGGGCCGAGGGCTTGCCGCCCGACCTGGAGCCCGAGCACCCGAAGATGGGGCACCTCGTGAAGGAAACGGCAGCGCGCGCAGGAGAGATCCTGGAGCGGAAGGCCGCGGCGCGAGCGCAGGAGAGCGCTGCTCGCGGCGGCGAGGGGTCTCAGTTGTCGTAG
- a CDS encoding tetratricopeptide repeat protein, with protein MAVDRDKVLQAAQKLVERKRFDKAIIEYQKLVADDPKDVRTLLKIGDLYLKTEEYVEAITTYERVGEFYLNQGFTLKGLAVYKQIREIINKFVPHLSDRFGHIVPRLAEIYTQLNLTSDALTAYDEVATRLQKAGRDRDAIDIFRKIVELDPNNPLPYLRLGEALVRVKDIDGAILRFGMAAEILLKLGRRDDALKVVERLLQHRTDARFARMAAEVYLDRGDPNDGMVALAKLQIAFKENPKDLQTLTLLARAFDLLNQPAKAIEVQKASARTAKEAGRTDQYAAIVSALLTRAPNDEEVRQLAGQLQPSHAPAAADPRASIDVVVDEASDAEEELELDPDEDAEEIYAAPPPPPPPPRPSQAAFDAYDPVVMGRQLIAQADGMIRARQVHRAVELLRSGVQRLPSSRDLRERLSAVLFDEAQDPDGAILEMLAYAQMLLEEGDVTTAVEKLSEVQLLDADNQQAAEMLAALGYAEPLAAEHIDAHAYQVAEPEPAYAPPGSLPSYDLEGIDASQVLAQEYARGSMLPMPPAGIDVIDEPFESEPLPSYPIDDEPAAFDPLASQPAYSPPASPRHGFPPPGMSPQHLLPSQPPAAISMAQPVGWAPAAYPQPPSQPFLAPPPPPPASGGSRAESLDEDALEEAEFFAQQQMYDEARSILQEQLSRLPNHPLLLERLQELDTLEGQGTGPADNQSGTRPRPAENQDEERNFWDAFDAIDNIDVATQDAPPAPATDQVSAEEIFDQFKQQLAKQLPESDSATHYDLGVAYKEMGLLPDAIREFELAARDPGRECVCQSMIGVIHLQSNNIDAAIDAFILGLRATHKTVEQELALNYEIASAYEMRGDRDQALYYFQRVMRLNPNYNDPRGTVGDRVRRLEGPKPAARAAVGSELLGDDFDAAFDDLLSRAKLP; from the coding sequence GTGGCGGTCGATCGCGACAAGGTGCTCCAGGCCGCGCAAAAGCTGGTCGAGCGGAAGCGCTTCGACAAGGCCATCATCGAGTACCAGAAGCTCGTTGCCGACGATCCCAAGGACGTCCGCACGCTGCTCAAGATCGGTGATCTCTACCTGAAGACCGAAGAGTACGTCGAAGCCATCACGACGTACGAGCGCGTCGGCGAATTCTACCTGAACCAGGGTTTCACCCTGAAAGGGCTCGCGGTCTACAAACAGATCCGCGAGATCATCAACAAATTCGTCCCGCATCTCTCGGATCGCTTCGGGCACATCGTCCCGAGGCTCGCCGAGATCTACACGCAGCTCAACCTCACCAGCGACGCGCTCACGGCCTACGACGAGGTTGCGACCCGACTGCAGAAGGCCGGTCGTGACCGGGACGCCATCGACATCTTCCGGAAGATCGTCGAGCTCGATCCGAACAACCCGCTCCCGTACCTCCGGCTGGGGGAGGCGCTGGTCCGGGTCAAGGACATCGACGGCGCCATCCTGCGGTTCGGCATGGCCGCAGAGATCCTGCTGAAGCTCGGCCGCCGCGACGACGCCCTCAAGGTGGTCGAGCGGCTGCTCCAGCATCGCACGGACGCGCGCTTCGCGCGGATGGCCGCGGAGGTGTACCTCGATCGCGGCGATCCCAACGATGGAATGGTGGCGCTCGCCAAGCTGCAGATCGCCTTCAAGGAGAATCCGAAGGACCTGCAGACGCTGACGCTGCTCGCGAGGGCGTTCGACCTCCTCAACCAGCCAGCGAAGGCCATCGAGGTCCAGAAGGCCTCCGCGCGGACGGCCAAAGAAGCAGGACGGACCGACCAGTACGCCGCCATCGTCTCTGCACTGCTCACACGCGCGCCGAACGACGAGGAGGTGCGTCAGCTCGCAGGCCAGCTCCAGCCGTCGCACGCCCCGGCCGCAGCAGACCCTCGCGCGTCCATCGACGTGGTCGTCGACGAGGCGAGCGACGCCGAGGAAGAACTCGAGCTCGATCCGGACGAGGACGCCGAGGAGATCTATGCGGCGCCTCCCCCGCCGCCGCCGCCACCTCGGCCTTCGCAGGCCGCGTTCGACGCCTACGACCCCGTGGTGATGGGCAGGCAGCTCATCGCGCAGGCCGACGGCATGATCCGCGCGCGGCAGGTCCACCGCGCCGTCGAGCTGCTCCGCAGCGGCGTCCAGCGCCTGCCTTCGTCCCGCGATCTGCGCGAGCGCCTCTCTGCCGTCCTCTTCGACGAAGCGCAGGACCCGGACGGCGCCATCCTCGAGATGCTCGCCTACGCGCAGATGCTCCTCGAGGAAGGTGACGTCACCACGGCGGTCGAGAAGCTCAGCGAGGTGCAGCTGCTCGACGCCGACAACCAGCAAGCCGCAGAGATGCTCGCGGCCCTGGGCTACGCAGAACCGCTCGCGGCGGAGCACATCGACGCGCACGCCTACCAGGTCGCCGAGCCGGAGCCGGCCTACGCTCCGCCAGGCTCGCTGCCCTCGTACGATCTCGAGGGCATCGACGCATCCCAGGTGCTCGCTCAGGAGTACGCTCGGGGCTCCATGCTGCCGATGCCTCCCGCTGGCATCGACGTCATCGACGAGCCGTTCGAGAGCGAGCCGCTCCCGAGCTACCCCATCGACGACGAGCCGGCCGCGTTCGACCCGCTCGCGAGCCAGCCTGCGTATTCACCACCCGCCTCCCCGCGGCATGGCTTCCCTCCTCCAGGGATGTCCCCGCAGCACCTCCTCCCGAGCCAACCTCCGGCCGCGATCTCCATGGCCCAGCCTGTGGGCTGGGCGCCGGCGGCTTACCCGCAGCCCCCTTCACAGCCCTTCCTCGCGCCACCGCCACCACCTCCTGCTTCCGGCGGCTCACGCGCCGAGTCGCTCGACGAAGACGCGCTCGAAGAAGCGGAGTTCTTCGCGCAGCAGCAGATGTACGACGAGGCCCGGAGCATCCTCCAGGAGCAGCTCTCCCGCCTCCCGAACCATCCGCTGCTCCTCGAGCGGTTGCAGGAGCTGGACACCCTGGAGGGGCAGGGCACCGGCCCGGCCGACAACCAGAGCGGCACCCGCCCGCGCCCCGCCGAGAACCAGGACGAAGAGCGGAACTTCTGGGACGCCTTCGACGCGATCGACAACATCGACGTCGCCACCCAGGACGCGCCGCCCGCCCCCGCCACCGACCAGGTCAGCGCGGAAGAGATCTTCGACCAGTTCAAGCAGCAGCTCGCGAAGCAGCTCCCCGAGTCCGACTCCGCGACCCATTACGATCTCGGCGTCGCCTACAAGGAGATGGGGCTCCTGCCGGACGCCATCCGCGAGTTCGAGCTGGCCGCCCGCGATCCGGGCCGTGAATGCGTGTGTCAGTCGATGATCGGTGTCATTCACCTGCAGTCGAACAACATCGACGCTGCAATCGACGCCTTCATCCTGGGCCTGCGCGCCACCCACAAGACCGTCGAGCAGGAGCTGGCATTGAACTATGAAATCGCCAGTGCCTATGAAATGCGCGGCGATCGCGACCAGGCCCTCTACTACTTCCAGCGCGTGATGCGACTCAACCCGAACTACAACGACCCGCGCGGCACCGTCGGAGATCGCGTACGCCGCCTCGAAGGGCCGAAGCCGGCGGCACGTGCTGCCGTGGGGTCCGAGCTGCTCGGCGACGATTTCGACGCTGCATTCGACGATCTGCTGAGCCGCGCCAAGCTGCCTTGA
- a CDS encoding DUF1549 domain-containing protein, with protein MRTTPILLALATAVVAAACSGTSDELDPPDPGNPSGPGAVDSPDLSPTPTETEAEPEDFTVLGERQFEYSEALRTATLKLLRRLPTLEEIKTVQSGGKTAYENRLDEMMEEPRFAARMVKWWQDVMRQGGGGNDDRNTAPMFAAQLIVQERDFTELLTASADNCVRYDAGANTFDATTCNSGAPGEAGVLTNPGVMRQYYGPMAFRRVRWVQEIFACNAFPAEQGKAEPRGNGTYYAAWPWESISNTPVDFLNADAAICANCHQTINHLAPLFANFGENGMWNNNIAVKTNIDGELVDSQRSHWLPDTEKTAWRFGVEAADLPALGQAMAKDPAVHSCIVARSWNFVMSKEDIVSDGANVHADVIKPFLQEFTARKNLKEVLRQMFKSEDFTKF; from the coding sequence ATGAGAACCACTCCGATTCTCCTGGCTCTTGCGACTGCGGTCGTGGCGGCCGCGTGCTCGGGTACGTCAGATGAACTGGATCCCCCGGATCCCGGAAACCCCAGTGGGCCTGGTGCGGTCGATTCGCCGGACCTCAGCCCGACGCCGACCGAGACCGAGGCCGAGCCGGAGGATTTCACCGTCCTCGGAGAGCGTCAGTTCGAGTACTCGGAGGCCTTGCGGACGGCGACGTTGAAGCTGCTGCGGCGCCTCCCGACGCTGGAAGAGATCAAGACCGTCCAGTCCGGTGGGAAGACGGCGTACGAGAACCGCCTCGACGAGATGATGGAGGAGCCTCGCTTCGCGGCCCGCATGGTCAAGTGGTGGCAGGACGTCATGCGGCAGGGCGGCGGCGGGAACGACGATCGCAACACGGCGCCGATGTTCGCCGCGCAGCTGATCGTCCAGGAGCGTGACTTCACCGAGCTGCTCACGGCGTCCGCGGACAACTGCGTGCGGTACGACGCTGGCGCGAACACGTTCGACGCCACGACGTGCAACAGCGGGGCGCCCGGCGAGGCCGGCGTGCTCACCAACCCGGGCGTGATGCGTCAGTACTACGGCCCGATGGCGTTCCGTCGGGTGCGCTGGGTGCAGGAGATCTTCGCGTGCAATGCGTTCCCCGCGGAGCAGGGCAAGGCGGAGCCGCGCGGCAACGGGACGTACTACGCGGCGTGGCCCTGGGAGTCGATCTCCAACACGCCGGTGGACTTCCTCAATGCGGACGCCGCGATCTGCGCGAACTGCCACCAGACGATCAATCACCTGGCGCCGCTGTTCGCGAACTTCGGTGAGAACGGGATGTGGAACAACAACATCGCCGTGAAGACGAACATCGACGGCGAGCTGGTGGACTCCCAGCGCAGCCACTGGCTGCCCGACACGGAGAAGACGGCATGGCGGTTCGGTGTCGAGGCGGCGGATCTGCCGGCGCTCGGCCAGGCCATGGCGAAGGATCCGGCAGTTCACTCGTGCATCGTGGCCCGCTCGTGGAACTTCGTGATGTCGAAGGAAGACATCGTGAGCGACGGCGCCAACGTGCATGCTGACGTGATCAAGCCGTTCCTCCAGGAGTTCACGGCGCGCAAGAACCTCAAGGAGGTTCTGCGTCAGATGTTCAAGAGCGAAGACTTCACGAAGTTCTAG
- a CDS encoding TerB family tellurite resistance protein yields MGLLSWLGLQRESSFPNLGALLRELRQALPDDEAVVLRYIAIVVVLLGKVACADGRFSQKEEELLRALLAHVEGLSPGAIDAVCSALEGKLPSIQEQELDRCYRELKALCDADERARVVRLLIQLAAADGAMTAAEVAEIERIAEELGVALEEIAPDLKA; encoded by the coding sequence GTGGGTCTGCTGTCCTGGCTCGGTCTTCAGCGGGAGAGTTCTTTCCCGAACCTGGGGGCATTGCTCCGGGAGCTCCGCCAGGCGCTCCCGGATGACGAGGCGGTCGTACTCCGCTACATCGCCATCGTCGTCGTGTTGCTGGGGAAGGTGGCGTGTGCCGACGGCCGCTTCTCCCAGAAAGAGGAGGAGCTCCTGCGCGCACTCCTGGCGCACGTGGAGGGGCTCAGCCCGGGGGCGATCGACGCCGTCTGCTCCGCGCTCGAGGGCAAGCTGCCCTCGATCCAGGAGCAGGAGCTGGATCGCTGTTACCGCGAGCTGAAGGCGCTGTGTGATGCCGACGAGCGCGCGCGTGTGGTGCGGCTCCTGATCCAGCTCGCCGCCGCCGATGGGGCGATGACGGCGGCCGAGGTGGCCGAGATCGAGCGGATCGCCGAGGAGCTCGGGGTGGCGCTGGAGGAGATCGCGCCCGACCTCAAGGCGTGA
- a CDS encoding DUF1501 domain-containing protein, whose translation MSKSVSRRQFLMRCGVLSAAGVPALRWAMNLGAIGTSAAISSTARADDGEDYRALVCVFLAGGNDCHNTLIPLDPANYDKYARLRGAIKIEQASLQATELVPSNAWTDGRRMALSPSLAPLKSLFDQGHMAMVMNVGPLLGPLTLAQYKQNIGVPAKLFSHNDQQSTWQSGGTEGMTTGWGGRMADLMLSGNGANGSMFTSISATGNSVFMSGRNVSQYQVSPSAGGAVKLLPVPSVGAAVDPAVIAAMSSQLQAPRGHLFEESHASVARRSIGTEAVLTDALAGVGDQALIAGNSLSAQLNLVARLIAARSALGVKRQVFFVSFGTFDLHAMAAEKQPILHGALASALKAFYDATVTMGVSANVTTFTASDFGRTLTNNGDGSDHGWGGYHFVMGDSVQPRSWFGQLPDVAVNGRHDVGQGRLLPAVSVDQYGATLARWMGTPASEMATVFPNIGRYESSDLGFMKST comes from the coding sequence ATGTCGAAATCGGTATCCCGTCGTCAGTTCTTGATGCGATGTGGTGTTCTCTCGGCTGCAGGTGTGCCGGCTTTGCGCTGGGCAATGAACCTGGGAGCGATTGGAACCAGCGCCGCCATCTCCTCGACGGCACGCGCGGACGACGGAGAGGATTATCGTGCGCTGGTCTGTGTGTTCCTCGCAGGCGGGAACGACTGTCACAACACGCTGATCCCGCTCGACCCAGCGAACTACGATAAATATGCGAGGCTGCGCGGTGCAATCAAGATCGAGCAGGCATCGCTCCAGGCCACGGAGCTGGTGCCGTCGAATGCATGGACGGACGGCCGGCGCATGGCGCTCAGCCCGAGCCTCGCGCCCCTGAAGTCACTCTTCGATCAGGGGCACATGGCGATGGTGATGAATGTGGGACCGTTGCTCGGACCGCTCACGCTGGCCCAGTACAAACAAAACATCGGCGTCCCGGCCAAGCTCTTCTCTCACAACGACCAGCAGTCGACCTGGCAGTCCGGCGGCACGGAAGGAATGACCACGGGCTGGGGAGGACGCATGGCGGACCTCATGCTCAGTGGCAACGGCGCGAATGGCAGCATGTTCACGAGCATCTCTGCGACCGGCAACTCGGTGTTCATGTCGGGAAGGAATGTGTCTCAGTATCAGGTGAGTCCGAGCGCTGGTGGTGCCGTCAAGCTGCTGCCCGTTCCCTCCGTGGGAGCTGCCGTGGACCCCGCGGTGATCGCGGCGATGAGCAGTCAACTTCAGGCTCCCCGAGGTCACCTGTTCGAGGAGAGCCATGCGTCTGTGGCCAGACGCTCGATCGGAACAGAGGCGGTGCTCACGGATGCCTTGGCCGGCGTGGGCGATCAGGCGCTGATCGCTGGAAACAGCCTCTCGGCACAGTTGAACCTCGTGGCCCGTCTGATCGCTGCGCGGTCGGCTCTCGGTGTGAAGCGCCAGGTATTTTTCGTTTCCTTCGGGACCTTCGATCTGCACGCGATGGCCGCCGAGAAGCAGCCCATCCTGCACGGAGCCCTCGCCAGTGCACTGAAGGCTTTCTACGACGCAACCGTGACCATGGGTGTTTCCGCGAACGTCACGACCTTCACGGCTTCGGACTTCGGTCGTACACTCACGAACAATGGCGATGGAAGCGATCACGGGTGGGGTGGTTACCATTTCGTGATGGGTGACTCGGTCCAACCACGTTCGTGGTTCGGGCAGCTGCCAGACGTTGCGGTGAATGGTCGGCATGATGTCGGGCAGGGCAGGCTTCTTCCGGCAGTGAGCGTGGATCAGTACGGGGCTACTCTCGCCAGGTGGATGGGTACTCCAGCGAGCGAGATGGCGACCGTCTTTCCCAACATCGGGCGGTATGAGTCGTCCGACCTCGGTTTCATGAAGTCCACGTAG
- a CDS encoding CopD family protein: MLDHKLLLIWLHVVGNITWVGAILAVAAVLTGAAGDAKLRGELGLRIYQHLAVPAFVLSFVCGATRLAMDTSYYFVQTHWMHAKLPAALVVIGLHHVLGARAKKMARGEVQEAGPAAKIAAVLALTAALAAFFAIVKLPR; the protein is encoded by the coding sequence ATGCTCGACCACAAGCTCCTGCTCATCTGGCTCCACGTCGTCGGTAACATCACGTGGGTCGGCGCCATCCTCGCGGTGGCGGCCGTCCTCACCGGGGCCGCAGGTGACGCGAAGCTCCGAGGAGAGCTCGGACTTCGGATTTACCAGCACCTCGCCGTTCCAGCCTTCGTGCTTTCATTCGTATGCGGCGCAACGCGGCTGGCGATGGATACCTCCTACTACTTCGTCCAGACCCACTGGATGCACGCCAAGCTACCGGCCGCCCTGGTGGTTATCGGTCTTCATCACGTCCTCGGCGCGCGGGCGAAGAAGATGGCGCGCGGAGAAGTGCAAGAAGCCGGCCCGGCTGCTAAGATTGCGGCGGTCCTCGCGCTGACGGCGGCGCTCGCTGCCTTCTTCGCGATCGTCAAGCTGCCCAGATGA
- a CDS encoding MXAN_5808 family serine peptidase gives MPHRLLERLGKALALFGAFALATYFALQFGPGGLWRGFEPALAVTGPSAKAPYDLTRLEAVNETLKMIRDKYVDPERVRPREMFLSALNYVQRDVAQVIVLSNGDANEVTIRVENNEKKFRVDNIQGPWDVSARLREVFSFLQKHLRGTEVDLRDVEYAACNGMLHTLDPHSVFLSPEAYKEMNVSTSGAFGGLGIVISIRDQLLTVMNPMPDTPAGRSGIKRFDRIVKINNESTLNMPLDDAVRRLRGDPGTKVTVWVVREGEGGWKEPRPFELSREVIKVRSVEARQLEAGIGYVRLKQFQATTTAELDAALDTMRSRGPIKGLVLDLRGNPGGLLDQAARVADKFLTDGVIVSTVGASEGREEKRAKGPGTEPAYPIVVLINGNSASASEIVAGALKNHNRGVIVGQTSFGKGSVQLVFPDVTAEKAALKLTIAQYLTPGDVSIQGVGVTPDIELDPMTVDELEMDLTVTKDGLRERDLSAHLSNAQAASGGKPLEVVRYQLTSADREQLRERGGELDDDFSLDFPIRFARDLVGRLPPKVARLEQLRAVHDFIEQVGKEELNKVAGELGKLGVDWAAPPDASAQVKPELEVNIETDRKGAEVTAGQPMELRVTVKNTGSQPVYRLRGTTDSDNPYFNSKELIFGKVAPGQSKTAKAPLGWCEVEGRKFGTIRPRSGDEKRNCRIPMDALSRSDGLKVKLEAEGLSSEPPTVEIRPTVRALERPLFQYSYQIVDDRGGNGDGLIQKGERVSLYLTVKNVGKGRSYESQTNISNLSGDGLLLHAGRFDISNMQPGDVRRVVFTFDVQPQLTEPEATLTLTVGDRDLREYASEKVKIPVSAPATLAPESGVVKVGTGGAALLDRPDANAHNFGKLGAGAAVKSLARVGGFLKVELGQGRFAFLADKDLTRGGTAPATVAFEDVYSHAPPMVEVAASEMATRGDTVKITGTLSDGERLLDAYIFVGSRKLFYKSNRDGADPKKMGIEFEAPLRPGVNVISVVARENADTTTRRTLVVRKDGPDGTILKTPKSDDPVDEWIVGAGDE, from the coding sequence ATGCCCCACAGACTGCTCGAGCGTCTCGGAAAGGCCCTCGCCTTGTTCGGGGCCTTCGCTCTGGCCACGTACTTCGCGCTCCAGTTCGGTCCGGGCGGCCTATGGCGCGGCTTCGAGCCGGCGCTCGCGGTCACGGGCCCGTCGGCGAAGGCGCCGTACGACCTGACCCGCCTGGAGGCCGTGAACGAGACCCTCAAGATGATCCGCGACAAGTACGTCGACCCGGAGCGGGTGCGCCCCCGGGAGATGTTCTTGTCGGCGCTGAACTACGTCCAGCGTGACGTGGCTCAGGTCATCGTCCTGAGCAACGGCGATGCGAACGAGGTGACGATCCGCGTCGAGAACAACGAGAAGAAGTTCCGCGTCGACAACATCCAGGGGCCCTGGGATGTGTCGGCGCGCCTGCGCGAGGTGTTCTCCTTCCTGCAGAAGCACCTGCGCGGGACGGAGGTCGATCTCCGTGACGTGGAGTACGCGGCGTGCAACGGGATGCTGCACACGCTCGATCCGCACTCGGTCTTCCTGTCTCCCGAGGCGTACAAGGAGATGAACGTCTCCACCTCGGGCGCGTTCGGCGGTCTGGGGATCGTGATCTCGATCCGTGACCAGCTCCTGACGGTGATGAACCCGATGCCGGACACGCCGGCGGGGCGCTCGGGCATCAAGCGGTTCGACCGGATCGTGAAGATCAACAACGAGTCGACCTTGAACATGCCGCTCGACGACGCTGTGCGGCGGCTCCGGGGCGATCCCGGGACGAAGGTCACGGTGTGGGTGGTGCGCGAGGGGGAGGGCGGCTGGAAGGAGCCCCGTCCCTTCGAGCTGAGCCGCGAGGTGATCAAGGTGCGCTCGGTGGAGGCGCGCCAGCTCGAGGCCGGGATCGGCTACGTCCGGCTGAAGCAGTTCCAGGCGACGACGACGGCGGAGCTGGACGCGGCGCTCGACACGATGCGCAGCCGCGGGCCCATCAAGGGGCTGGTGCTCGACCTGCGCGGCAACCCGGGCGGGCTTCTCGATCAGGCCGCGCGGGTGGCCGACAAGTTCCTGACCGACGGGGTGATCGTCTCCACGGTGGGCGCCTCCGAGGGGCGCGAGGAGAAGCGGGCCAAGGGGCCCGGGACCGAGCCGGCGTACCCGATCGTGGTGCTGATCAACGGCAACAGCGCCAGCGCGAGCGAGATCGTGGCCGGCGCGCTGAAGAACCACAACCGTGGCGTGATCGTGGGGCAGACCTCGTTCGGCAAGGGGAGCGTGCAGCTCGTCTTCCCGGACGTGACCGCGGAGAAGGCGGCCCTCAAGCTGACCATCGCGCAGTACCTGACCCCGGGCGACGTCTCGATCCAGGGCGTGGGCGTGACGCCCGACATCGAGCTGGACCCGATGACCGTGGACGAGCTGGAGATGGATCTGACGGTCACGAAGGACGGTCTTCGTGAGCGCGATCTGTCGGCGCACCTGTCGAATGCGCAGGCCGCGTCGGGGGGCAAGCCCCTGGAGGTGGTGCGCTACCAGCTCACGAGCGCCGATCGCGAGCAGCTCCGCGAGCGCGGTGGCGAGCTGGACGACGACTTCTCGCTCGACTTCCCCATCCGCTTCGCGCGCGATCTGGTGGGGCGCCTGCCGCCGAAGGTGGCGCGGCTGGAGCAGCTCCGCGCCGTGCACGACTTCATCGAGCAGGTGGGCAAGGAGGAGCTGAACAAGGTGGCGGGTGAGCTGGGCAAGCTCGGCGTCGACTGGGCGGCGCCGCCCGATGCCTCGGCGCAGGTGAAGCCGGAGCTCGAGGTCAACATCGAGACCGACCGGAAGGGCGCCGAGGTCACCGCAGGGCAGCCGATGGAGCTGCGGGTGACGGTGAAGAACACCGGGAGCCAGCCGGTCTACCGGCTGCGCGGTACGACCGACAGCGACAACCCGTACTTCAACAGCAAGGAGCTGATCTTCGGCAAGGTGGCGCCTGGCCAGTCGAAGACGGCGAAGGCGCCGCTCGGGTGGTGCGAGGTCGAGGGGCGGAAGTTCGGGACCATCCGGCCGCGCTCCGGGGACGAGAAGCGGAACTGCCGCATCCCGATGGACGCCCTCTCCCGCAGCGACGGCCTGAAGGTGAAGCTCGAAGCCGAGGGGCTCTCGTCGGAGCCGCCGACGGTGGAGATCCGGCCGACCGTGCGCGCGCTGGAGCGCCCGCTGTTCCAGTACTCGTACCAGATCGTCGACGACCGCGGCGGGAACGGCGATGGGCTCATCCAGAAGGGCGAGCGCGTCAGCCTGTACCTGACGGTGAAGAACGTCGGGAAGGGGCGCTCGTACGAGTCGCAGACGAACATCTCGAACCTGTCCGGGGACGGGCTCTTGCTGCACGCCGGGCGGTTCGACATCTCCAACATGCAGCCGGGAGACGTGCGCCGGGTGGTGTTCACGTTCGACGTGCAGCCCCAGCTCACGGAGCCGGAGGCGACGCTCACCTTGACGGTGGGCGATCGTGACCTGCGCGAGTACGCGAGCGAGAAGGTGAAGATCCCCGTGTCGGCGCCAGCGACGCTCGCGCCCGAGAGCGGGGTGGTGAAGGTCGGCACGGGGGGCGCGGCTCTCCTCGACAGGCCGGACGCGAACGCGCACAACTTCGGCAAGCTGGGCGCTGGCGCCGCAGTGAAGTCGCTGGCGCGCGTGGGTGGCTTCCTGAAGGTCGAGCTCGGCCAGGGGCGCTTCGCGTTCCTCGCGGACAAGGACCTCACCCGTGGAGGGACGGCACCTGCGACCGTGGCCTTCGAGGACGTCTACTCCCACGCGCCGCCGATGGTCGAGGTGGCCGCGTCGGAGATGGCGACGCGCGGCGACACGGTGAAGATCACCGGCACGCTCTCGGACGGTGAACGTCTGCTCGACGCCTACATTTTCGTGGGGAGCCGGAAGCTGTTCTACAAGTCGAACCGCGACGGCGCAGACCCGAAGAAGATGGGGATCGAGTTCGAAGCGCCGCTCCGGCCCGGGGTGAACGTGATCAGCGTGGTGGCCCGCGAGAACGCGGACACGACCACGCGACGTACGCTGGTGGTCCGGAAGGATGGGCCGGATGGGACCATCCTGAAGACGCCGAAGTCCGACGACCCGGTCGACGAGTGGATCGTCGGCGCCGGTGACGAGTAG